In the genome of Patescibacteria group bacterium, one region contains:
- a CDS encoding LamG-like jellyroll fold domain-containing protein: MVLNKHKRGFTLIELLVVIAIIGVLSSIVVVVLNNARIKARVAAAQQFERSVFNARGDELLAQFNFDDSVVDTTGVYTGTITSAVYSSDVPTSSLAGKSLSLDGSDNFISVPMNVSETEFSVGLWFKTSALNGGLFEVDGGGNDRNLRMQNGAVCSRVWGDATDETICSPKTYNDNNWHYAFFSFGGNLGPHQLYIDGDKVGQGLNTMSNFDWQDSIRIGYSDHPTVYFFTGLIDNVKIYNTSFAGHVTAEAPPPEED, from the coding sequence ATGGTTTTAAATAAACACAAAAGAGGATTTACACTCATCGAACTTTTAGTGGTCATTGCTATTATTGGTGTTCTATCAAGCATAGTAGTTGTTGTACTAAATAATGCTCGTATTAAAGCTCGTGTTGCTGCTGCTCAGCAGTTTGAGCGATCTGTATTTAATGCACGTGGTGATGAACTTCTTGCACAGTTTAATTTTGATGATTCGGTAGTTGATACAACTGGTGTCTACACCGGAACTATTACATCAGCTGTTTATTCATCAGATGTTCCTACTTCAAGCCTAGCTGGTAAATCACTTTCGCTCGATGGAAGTGATAATTTTATTTCTGTGCCAATGAATGTTTCAGAAACAGAGTTTAGTGTTGGATTATGGTTTAAAACTAGTGCTTTAAATGGAGGATTATTTGAAGTAGATGGAGGAGGTAATGATCGAAATCTTAGAATGCAAAATGGAGCAGTATGTTCACGTGTTTGGGGAGATGCTACAGATGAAACAATTTGTTCACCCAAAACATACAATGACAACAACTGGCACTATGCTTTCTTTAGTTTTGGAGGAAATTTAGGACCTCATCAATTATATATTGATGGTGATAAAGTAGGGCAAGGTCTCAATACAATGTCTAATTTTGATTGGCAAGATTCGATTCGAATAGGATACAGTGATCATCCAACAGTATATTTTTTTACAGGATTAATTGATAATGTTAAAATTTACAACACTTCGTTTGCGGGACACGTAACTGCAGAAGCACCTCCACCTGAAGAGGATTAA